From bacterium (Candidatus Blackallbacteria) CG13_big_fil_rev_8_21_14_2_50_49_14, a single genomic window includes:
- a CDS encoding nucleotidyl transferase AbiEii/AbiGii toxin family protein has protein sequence MKRTKNPAASVKARLLLLAQKQSEPFEAIMLRYAFERLLYRLGCIISDEDFLLKGGLLLGILSNSPYRQTRDLDLLGKGDPNVERLVKIFSQASLLDFPEDGLRFSEDIRTQTIKEEQDYPGVRLILNAFLENARLTLQVDIGFGDAVLKPYQPVLFEPLLGFPLPEIQAYPVESILAEKFHALYVRGLTTSRMKDIYDLWYLITKQTWGTGRVLEAIQLTFERRRTPMPIALPIMFTPDFYEDSSKLSQWEAFQKTIQVKSKISLQETLTQLKNFWWPLFEATQLKSDSVHEWNPETGNWQKQ, from the coding sequence ATGAAAAGGACTAAAAATCCAGCTGCATCTGTAAAAGCTCGCTTGCTGCTTCTGGCTCAAAAGCAGTCCGAACCCTTTGAAGCAATAATGCTTCGCTATGCCTTTGAAAGGCTTTTATACAGACTGGGTTGTATCATCTCAGATGAAGACTTCTTGCTTAAAGGGGGACTATTGCTGGGAATTCTCTCAAACAGTCCTTATCGTCAAACACGGGATCTCGATTTATTGGGAAAAGGAGATCCCAATGTGGAGCGATTGGTCAAGATTTTTAGCCAAGCTTCTCTCTTAGATTTTCCAGAAGATGGTTTGCGTTTCTCCGAAGATATTCGCACACAAACAATTAAAGAAGAACAAGACTATCCGGGTGTAAGACTCATCTTAAATGCCTTTTTAGAAAACGCCCGCTTGACTCTTCAGGTAGATATCGGTTTTGGTGATGCTGTACTGAAACCTTATCAACCCGTTTTATTTGAACCTCTGCTCGGTTTTCCCTTACCCGAAATACAAGCCTATCCTGTCGAAAGCATCTTGGCGGAAAAGTTCCATGCCCTCTATGTCAGAGGGCTTACAACCAGCCGAATGAAAGATATTTACGATCTGTGGTATCTGATAACAAAACAAACTTGGGGAACCGGGCGTGTGCTTGAAGCCATTCAACTCACTTTTGAAAGACGCCGGACACCCATGCCGATCGCTTTACCGATTATGTTTACCCCCGATTTTTATGAGGATTCAAGTAAATTATCCCAGTGGGAAGCTTTTCAAAAGACAATTCAAGTCAAATCCAAAATTTCACTTCAAGAGACACTCACACAGCTCAAAAATTTTTGGTGGCCTCTGTTTGAAGCCACACAGTTAAAATCTGATTCTGTTCATGAATGGAACCCAGAAACAGGGAATTGGCAAAAACAATGA